The following DNA comes from Centroberyx gerrardi isolate f3 chromosome 4, fCenGer3.hap1.cur.20231027, whole genome shotgun sequence.
ATAACATCGTTTTATCCTTTTGCTAGAAGGCAACATCTGAGCTATTACCCTCAGTCAAATCAATATTCAAATCATACACGGTTAGACAAATTATTAGCAAATTATCAAATTACACTATTATTCTAATGGACTTAATATGCTACCAAGATGTAGAAGTTGTTCTAATGTTGCTTCAGTGGTTCCCAAGATGGGGTccgggaccaccagggggcctTGAGGGGctttcagggggtccccagtgtagaagaaaactcaggACAAGAGAGtgacagtttgacaggtttattaaatctgcaggttgggagccaaggaactcaaaatctggatgattacatagagttttatagtgttgaatgtGCATGATTATggtaatacagatagaatataataaaactATTGGTCATaaagtataaggtcatatgaacaagaatgaacaaccaatgataattatagttctagcactttaagGTGCTGCATAATAAGAGGCGACCGCCTTCTTCTAGAAGACAACAAGTTATTACAACAACTTGTCAAGGCCACTTGGTCAATGTTATCTATGAGATTTGAGCATTTGCACATTCCAagctcacagttctgtgagaaacacacaagatgttacttttagagtttaatcttataatggtgaagcagaatCAGCATTCTTCACTTTTAGGCACctaaggtgtaaatatgggtcaaaggttacattaagtgagcatataggaatgttgctttgTAGGCCTATAGGTAcgtttccatttcttcctcaacaccaGCACGAGGAGGAATAGTTcaatttcactgtttcactgtccTAGAAGTTAGCTCAGTTTGAAAATATATAAGGATGACTGTTTTGAGTTTTTAGAGCTTTCCCTTCCTCCACGGTTGTTATCTCCTCACCTACAGTACATTATTTAATGCTGTAGGTCATATCTAACAGTAAGTCTTGAGATGGGGCTCCTTCCCTCATGAGAAAGAACAGTCTGTAATCCTACGTACACTTTTTAttaggatactatacaaatatcacagcgaCATTATTAAGTAGACCCTATAAGAAGTTTCTAGAAATTGTATAATGTTTTCTCGATAGGGTTGGAACTCAGTTTTGTCAAATGGGCATTTGTGGTCTAAAAAAGTGGTTCTCCACCTGGGGTTCAGGACCTCCCAGGGGGTCGTGAGCTAATTCTggggggtcacaagatgatttatggggtaggaaaaaacatttctactatacacatttattacaatgtctttttctttgtgtaatagttttcagcctcgcCCTCGAGGCCTCCTCGGATAATCAagtgaaacaacctgaaaaagggaaaatcattctttggttgagcTGTTCAACGAGTGGGCGTGGTTCTGTTTTCAGGGTTCACGAGCCACTGGCCTAAAGTAAATCtgtttgacatgaaaaagtttggcaACCACTGGCTAATTGCACCTTTATCTTATTAAAACTACACCAAATTAAGCCAGTCGACATTGTAGGACTGAAACAGATCTGGCAACCCCCCCTTTTTCTCACAGGTCTTTAGAGTCATATGGTCATCACCACGACAACGAAACATCCGGCTGCTCTCGTGCTTCAGAGCCGTCCAGAAAGTTCTGCACTCACCGTGGAGCGGCTACAAGAACCAGCCATCTTCCCTCACCACTAGCCACAGAGTAGTCCGGGACATAGCTAGCACAGGTATACCCGCTAAGTAAGTACGGTTCATTTTTTGAGAAGATTAGTACATTTTCATACGCTTTCATTTAAGCTAACGCAGTGTATGCGGTAGATACACGAGTCGTCTTGTAATCACATGTGCTCTCTACCTCTGTGaggcatactgtatgttagctaacgttagctagccgtTAACGCTAACGGTATTAAGATAAGGTAAATCAGAAATTACGGCCAATGTTGATTTTCTTGTCACCTAGGTAACGTTCGTTTAATTGTCACCTTGCCACACCGTAATATTTAATTCAAGTTTTCTATAATAATGTCTGTCTGCTTTATTCAATCTAGGTTATCATCATGGTTCACGAAACCGGCTATTACGACCTCTTGGGTGTAAATCCCAAAGCCACACCAGATGAAATCAAAAAAGCCTACAGAAAACTCGCATTGAAATATCACCCAGACAAGAACCCCAGCGAAGGAGAGAAGGTACGTATAGAAATCTTTCAAGTGTCCCCGGCAGCCCTTtatggaaggagggggggggctctTTCTATTTTAAACCGCATGCCTTGTTGAATTGACAGCAACATAATGTCGGGAACTTTCTGGAATGATATCTGAGTCACAGCCACGTCTGGCTTCTTACAGTGAGATTAGCCCCCTAACATTATGTTGAAATTCCTCAGGCCACAAACTCAGAGGTTGTGGATGTTGAAACTTAAATCTAATCACTAGTGACAAATTTGCAAGGGACTTAGGTTGACACATAGCTAAGCCAGCCATCTGCagtcttttatttctttgagTTTTCAGTATGTAATTGTCTTCAAATGTGCAattatactgtaaataacctgatATAGCTTTTGTATAGAAACAAAAGCTCAAATATCAGTCGGTACCAATTACTGTAGGCAATGAGTAATTCACTGCATTAACTATGAAAGCTTTAAATCATAGTATTGTTCCCCATAGTGAATTCATAGTTTTTATTCTCTGTCAACAGTTCAAGCATATATCCCAAGCATATGAGGTGCTGTCAGATGCAAAGAAGAGAGACTTGTATGACCAAGGAGGGGAACAAGCGATCAAAGAGGGAGGCATGGGTGGAGGAGGCTCCCCAATGGACATTTTCAACATGTTCTTTGGAGGTGGGGGaagaatgcagagagagagaagaggtgagaaatatctcaaatatcaaatattttaTTGCAGGTTGTATTAGTCATTTAGCAGTTTCCAACGGTTTCGTAAGCTTTCAGGAATCACATGATTATGCCCTTATTTCCTTTAGGGAAGAATGTCGTCCATCAGCTTAGTGTTACACTGGAGGAGATTTACAGTGGAACCACCAGGAAACTTGGGCTCCAGAAAAATGTCATTTGTGAAAAATGTGATGGTAGGTATATATACATATCAAATCACAGTTGCAATAAAATTCGTAGAAACATTAATTCTCAAGATGACAAACCTTATGCTCTGTTTATTACAGGTTATGGTGGTAAGAAAGGCGCCTTGGAGAAGTGTTCGAGCTGTAAAGGAAGAGGGGTACAGATCAAAGTGCAACAGATTGGGCCAGGCATGATTCAGCAGATCCAAAGCATGTGCGCTGACTGCCAGGGAGAGGGCGAGAAGTTCAGCTCAAAGGACCGCTGCAAGACCTGCAATGGGCACAAAGTGGAACGCAAGAAGAAGATTCTCGAAGTTCACATCGACAAAGGTGATCCCTTTCTCCATCTAAGACAAAATCTGtactattgtttttaaaatgtatgattaATCTTCTGTTGCAAAGCAAACTGAACTTGAGATTCATGTGTTGTGCAGGTATGAAAGATGGTCAGAGAATTACATTCCATGGAGAAGGCGACCAGGAGCCGGGACTGGAGCCTGGGGATGTCGTCATTGTGCTGGATCAGAAGGAGCACGCCGTTTTCCAGAGACAAGAGGATAATCTGGTCATGAAGATGGATATCAAACTTGTTGACGCTCTCTGCGGTTTTAAGAAGACCGTTCATACATTGGACAACAGAATGCTCATCATTACCTCGCAGCCAGGTAATTGATTGGGTTTAGCAGGCCTGCAGTGCTGCTGGCATGTCTGACGTTATTCAGATGTCATCAACATCTTTTGTCTTTGTCAACAGGTGAAGTTGTCAAGCACAACGACATCAAATGTGTTCAGAATGAAGGCATGCCGATTTACAGGGATCCTTATGATAAAGGACAGCTTATCATTCAGTTCCAGGTAAGATTCACTAACAACACGACAGTTTCTCCATGTGACACAACTTTGATGTAAATGTCTCACTCAGCTTGTCGCATTGCAGAGAAAGCATTCATTTCAACTTACTGCGATATATCCTCCAGGTGGAATTCCCAGAAAAAGATTGGCTCCCGGAGCATCTCATGTTCCAGTTGGAAAGGTTGCTACCTGCCAGGGAGGAGGTGATGGTCTCTGACGACATGGAAGAGGTAGATCTCTGTGAAGTGGATAGTCAGTCACAGCAGAGAAGCTACGGCGGGGAGGCTTATGACGAAGACGACGAGGGTCCCAGGGGCGGGGTGCAATGTCAGACGCAGTGATTCTAGTCCAGGATACAAAAGTACCTTGTAAAGCATGAGTTGATGTATTTTTGTGAAGGACAGGGTTCGACCCATGCCTTAAAAAGTCCTCTTTCTCCCAAAGGTCATTCACTGCAAATTAGCAACATTACTTAATTGACATGAGTTTCAAAACATTTGCCAATGCCATCATTTGTGTGATTTTCCCTGGTCAAGAATATGCAAGCGGGATACTTATTGCAGGAATTCAGTTAGTTCTCCCAAAGTAATCTTACCACAAagctgtgtgttggtgtttttgtGTGGTATGTTCTGTATTTAAGGTTCATGTCTTCTTTTATATGTATCTGTTCTTAAGAGCAAATGGGCACAGGTTACATTTCATTCAGAAACTGAAAGGAGAACTTCTATGCTTTCTATGAAGGTAATTCCATTCACGACAaacatttcattcagtttttcaCATCTATTTATTCTTTCTCAATAAAAGACTCAGAATGCTTTCACTTTTTCCATGAGCTttttctttattgtcttaaTGGGATTTAAATTTTTAAGAAAATGCATATTACAAATTTTAAATGTATCATCATAGATGGACATGTGGTACATCATGCATCTTGTGGTACAATGACAGTAAGAACCTGTCGTGTTTGTGAATGCATAACTACATAAACGTCTTTA
Coding sequences within:
- the dnaja gene encoding dnaJ homolog subfamily A member 1, with translation MVHETGYYDLLGVNPKATPDEIKKAYRKLALKYHPDKNPSEGEKFKHISQAYEVLSDAKKRDLYDQGGEQAIKEGGMGGGGSPMDIFNMFFGGGGRMQRERRGKNVVHQLSVTLEEIYSGTTRKLGLQKNVICEKCDGYGGKKGALEKCSSCKGRGVQIKVQQIGPGMIQQIQSMCADCQGEGEKFSSKDRCKTCNGHKVERKKKILEVHIDKGMKDGQRITFHGEGDQEPGLEPGDVVIVLDQKEHAVFQRQEDNLVMKMDIKLVDALCGFKKTVHTLDNRMLIITSQPGEVVKHNDIKCVQNEGMPIYRDPYDKGQLIIQFQVEFPEKDWLPEHLMFQLERLLPAREEVMVSDDMEEVDLCEVDSQSQQRSYGGEAYDEDDEGPRGGVQCQTQ